A genomic window from Parasteatoda tepidariorum isolate YZ-2023 chromosome 10, CAS_Ptep_4.0, whole genome shotgun sequence includes:
- the LOC107454292 gene encoding insulin-like growth factor-binding protein-related protein 1, producing MWFSIVTLLLVSVQVQSESHRNCGVCEPEKCVPPSEDCLTGLVKDLCGCCYVCGRREGAQCDGDTLPLPYQGRGYGPCGENLECRPRNDLPPSDPPETECVCIKKEALCGNDGKTYENECQMTEARYKYRNGLQAIHRGPCSTVAKIITPPEDVSNSTGGNVAMTCEAMGWPVPTIEWRVDRGKGDTKPLPSDDSKISVQSRGGPSKYEVTSWLQMLNVQPDDDATYWCIAKNEEGESSAAAKLIILDSKADIGRKDINNDL from the exons ATGTGGTTCAGTATTGTAACGTTACTTTTGGTTTCGGTTCAGGTTCAGTCTGAATCCCATCGAAACTGTGGGGTCTGCGAACCCGAAAAATGCGTCCCACCGTCCGAGGATTGTTTAACGGGCCTCGTAAAGGATCTGTGCGGCTGCTGTTACGTATGCGGACGGCGAGAGGGTGCTCAATGTGACGGTGATACCCTGCCACTCCCATACCAAGGCAGAGGGTACGGGCCCTGCGGTGAAAACCTCGAGTGTAGGCCCCGCAATGATCTGCCTCCTTCGGATCCACCCGAAACGGAATGTGTCTGTATCAAAAAGGAGGCCCTATGTGGGAATGATGGCAAAACGTATGAAAATGAGTGTCAGATGACTGAGGCtagatataaatatagaaatggATTACAAGCAATACACAGAGGTCCTTGCAGCACTg tTGCGAAAATAATCACTCCACCTGAAGACGTTTCCAACAGTACAGGTGGCAATGTCGCTATGACCTGTGAAGCTATGGGATGGCCTGTACCTACCATTGAATGGAGAGTGGATAGGGGTAAAGGGGATACTAAACCCCTTCCTa GCGACGATTCCAAAATATCTGTGCAATCTCGAGGAGGTCCAAGCAAGTATGAGGTTACATCTTGGTTGCAGATGCTGAATGTCCAACCAGATGATGATGCTACTTATTGGTGCATTGCTAAAAATGAAGAGGGCGAATCATCTGCTGCTgccaaattaattattcttgattcaaaag cTGACATTGGCAGAAAAGACATCAACAATGATTTGTAA
- the LOC107454293 gene encoding uncharacterized protein codes for MLKCRTLFEIIPPFANLALQVWIALVLMNILVIRDCLSNFLWIGLKLENLVNSIIKILCASYSLLWASFLNKVQMNFSEPIYWKRTYNKLENGEDSSSLDKTPPRFQVQRNELSVESKKCGQFMSQDCHSINERLCFKNLIRSSRYDSPVIELIKRNVGTQTLKEQDVLNNDCLDLQSPTNTSILSIFGEGQLVSAEACSNCLNNSDIGKPVTMKCKFTPVRHSSVSPKLKNGTSSRSLSSEFEKSASSSENQNVSRTTSENVPEEFVDIPLESPRNISQLLESPLCQINLDSMKNLRLTFSEDICIPTLSPKEKSIFRKSWNKLKLVRKVNKGFLEMKNLKRRNPDGISIISRQPLAGVKCTAAPSQKDTKNLTADVEDSEIIGCCSLFHKLKSKFDQKGDEGSVFYKKF; via the coding sequence ATGCTCAAGTGCAGAACCCTTTTTGAAATTATCCCTCCTTTTGCTAATCTCGCTCTTCAAGTATGGATAGCACTCGTGCTGatgaatattttagtaataagaGACTGCCTTAGTAATTTTCTGTGGATAGGTTTGAAATTGGAAAACCTAGTGAATtcgattataaaaattttatgtgcaagCTATTCATTACTTTGGgcttcgtttttaaataaagttcaaatgaatttttccgAGCCAATTTATTGGAAACGGACATACAATAAGCTAGAAAATGGCGAGGATTCTTCAAGCTTGGATAAAACTCCTCCTAGATTTCAAGTGCAAAGAAATGAATTATCAGTAGAGAGTAAAAAATGTGGACAATTTATGAGCCAAGATTGTCATAGTATAAATGAAAGattgtgctttaaaaatttaattagatctTCTCGTTATGATTCACCagttattgaattaattaagcGTAACGTTGGCACCCAAACCTTAAAAGAGCAAGATGTTTTAAACAATGACTGTCTAGATTTGCAATCTCCTACCAACACTtctattctttcaattttcGGAGAAGGACAATTGGTTTCCGCAGAAGCATGCAGTAATTGCTTGAACAACAGCGATATTGGAAAACCAGTTACCATGAAATGCAAATTTACTCCTGTAAGACACTCAAGCGTATCCCCTAAACTTAAGAATGGTACAAGTTCAAGAAGTTTGAGCTCAGAGTTTGAAAAAAGTGCATCGTCATCAGAGAATCAAAATGTTTCAAGAACCACATCTGAAAATGTTCCCGAAGAGTTTGTTGACATACCTTTGGAGTCACCAAGAAATATCTCGCAGCTCTTGGAAAGCCCTCTATGTCAAATTAATCTCGACTCCATGAAAAATTTGCGATTGactttttcagaagatatttgTATTCCAACACTGTCACCCaaagaaaaatcaatctttAGAAAGAGTTGGAATAAGCTCAAACTAGTGCGCAAAGTGAATAAAGGTTTCcttgaaatgaaaaatctgAAACGAAGAAATCCTGATGGAATATCAATTATATCCCGACAACCTTTAGCTGGAGTAAAATGTACCGCAGCTCCTAGCCAAAAAGACACAAAGAACTTAACTGCAGATGTCGAAGATTCAGAGATCATAGGTTGCTGCAGTTTGttccataaattaaaatctaaatttgatCAAAAAGGGGACGAAGGctcagttttttataaaaaattttag